A region from the Vicinamibacterales bacterium genome encodes:
- a CDS encoding DNA methyltransferase: protein MLRSLTPGTISVIVTSPPYNLGVRYRSYDDTVPRERYLGWTGEWIAAAARTLDADGSLFLNVGAKPTDPWTSMDVAQAARPHLALQNTIHWIKSIAIDQDAAGAGAGLTRDLNVGHYKPINSDRFVNDCQEFIFQFTPGGRTPLDRRAVGV, encoded by the coding sequence GTGCTCCGTTCTCTCACGCCCGGCACCATTTCTGTAATCGTCACCTCGCCGCCCTACAACCTCGGCGTCCGCTATCGCAGCTACGACGACACGGTCCCGCGCGAGCGGTACCTGGGGTGGACCGGCGAATGGATCGCGGCGGCGGCGCGGACGCTCGACGCCGACGGCTCGCTGTTCCTCAACGTCGGCGCCAAGCCGACCGATCCGTGGACGTCGATGGACGTCGCCCAGGCGGCGCGTCCGCACCTGGCGCTCCAGAACACCATCCACTGGATCAAGTCGATTGCGATCGACCAGGACGCCGCCGGCGCCGGTGCCGGGCTGACGCGCGATCTCAACGTCGGTCATTACAAGCCGATCAACAGCGACCGCTTCGTCAACGACTGCCAGGAGTTCATCTTTCAGTTCACGCCCGGGGGGCGCACGCCGCTCGACCGCCGCGCCGTCGGGGT